AATGTTTTATGGGTACTGTGGTGGATGTGTTTTAGcattgagagagagaaatgtggTGCTCGTATACCTGAGAGGACGAGAAGTGTTTTGCAGCCACCATTTTGTCCAAAAAGAATGTCAGTGTCTAGTCTGTCTCCAACCATGCATATCTGGGACTTTGAGATGCCGAATCTGTTTGGTTTGGACAAGGAAATGCATCAGCGCTCATTTGTTTctcaaatggaaaaaaaaaaaaagaaaaagaagcaaatgtCCCCAGAACTCTTGTCCATTCGGAAACATATGCAGAACAGGCTGCTCTAATCCCTGTCGTTAAAGCCTTCGAAACAAGAGTTCCTACTAATGCATCTGCTTTTCTACACCATTGTAAATGATTGGAGGGAACAACCTCCAAAAGATGTTTTTATACATCTACATCTTAGGTCAGATGTCATGAGCACGGCAGAGGGTAATAGAAACTTACTTGTTTGCTAAATAGTCCATCATGAAAGTTGAGGGCTTTCCAACGACAAGTGGCTCACGTTGAGTGGATCCGCGTACTGCACCTACCATTGAACCACCACCTGATTGGAAGCAACAACCATATTGAGACATCTCTCTCGTGTCAATAACTAAGCCCCTTTAGCAAACAGCTATTTTATTCTGAGGATACGGTAATTTAGTCAGAAATACCCATTGTatatttgaaatgaatgaTCTATCCCGACCGCATAAACACACACAGTAAAAGAAACGAAATTTaatgagtgtaattatttggaaaactagattcaattaaattaatgccCAAATGCTTGATAACTAGATAACTATTCTCGTGTATACCCTGCAAGCTACACagaactaaatatttttaagcaaaaaTGACTTACAATAACCTTAAAACGATTTATTGCCAATTCATACAGTACACTGGGGCTAGCAACCTATTGTATGCTGACGACATGATAATTGAAGTGGTtccaaacatacacaaatTCTCAGCACCTATGATACATTGTAAGCCAAGTCAAGTGCACAAGCTTGTGGGAAGCACTTgtgaaacagaaaaaagggtattaaaattttctacttGTGCAATTTATAAGATTAGGTTAAAGGCTGGTGGATCCACCTCAAGTCATGTTTTGTCGTTCTGCTTATTACATGATACAATAAGATTTCTGTACAATAATCAGGGCATTGAAATTCTTCAGCCTCAGTTTTAATGTGTGTTATCTAAACTGCAAAACAGAAAATGCTCTGGCTATGAGTTTTTGAACATACTGGGAGCTAAGTTTGAACTGATCACACTACAATCTTAAAGACAAAATATAGGATGTCGCAGCTCAAACCTTGTTGAGTTTATAAGAAATAAGGAATCTAGAAATGATGCATaataaagtaagaaaaagtaaaatgatCAGACGGAAGTAACCTGCCCATTCTTGAGCATCTGTGAGATGAGTAACAGCATCGCGGTTTGTAGCAATGAAAAGACAGCCGGGGTTTTCGCGAATGCACAAAGTTGCATACCTTCATAACGGAAAAATAGACTTCTATGGTTAGCAGACGACTTATGCTAAAATATGTTCAGAAATATAGCCAAAAcagttgaattttaaaaaggCGTTCACCATCCTCCACGTGTGTGTATGTCAATGCAGACACATGCTTATTTGTGTTAGTGCATGGAAGCAGGTGCTTCTCGTCTAGCTTGTCCACAATGTAAATTAAAGCTAAGCAGCGTTGCTTTGTATAAAATTTGGTTTTATGTTAGCCAGCAAAGGTGAATAGCTAATAACTCATACCTTGAACATCACCAATATGTAAATGAAGGAATACTGGGCAACAACTAAGGGAAAACAATAGAAACGctgttaattgaaaataagagCAGAATTGGTTTTCATCCAGGATACCCTGGGAGGAAAATGAAGAAGGAAATGATTggtaaagaaaaatacacaacGTAGAAGAATCTTGTTTCCAACTCATTCCTCCAAGGATATTATAAGGGAAAAGGAAAGATGCAGATGAGAAATCATCTTCCATCATCACCAGTTTGGGATGGAAATCTAGAAGGTGCCTTACTGACAGCTAGAAATCTTTAAAAGACACAGCACCAGGGTATTATCAAGATGACTTACtgaattttgtaatagttgaagTAACGATCAAATCCAACTACCACAGCTCCAACCTAATCAGGAAATCACAATAATTCTTTCAGTAATGAATTGATGATCATATGATAATGTTTTCAAAACTGCCAAAGAACTTTTACTACGTTGCTTTCTAAATTCGATATAGTtcagaaggaaaaagaatggaCATGTACATTTTCATCATGTTCCATCATAAAACCTGGTTTGAGTTCAATCTTTTTCTCACCATCTTCCTGCAAAATGCAAAAGAACATATCAGAACATAATGAGATCATCAAGAAGAGAGGTAATAGAATGTCTACCACTCAAATTAGAAGATGTATTAATAAAGCAAGGTGAAGGATAATGTCGACGTATACGTCTAGGTTTAAAAATTGCTCATCAGTTTCGTTTGAAAACCATGCTGACTCTCTGAAATTGCtgtgttgaattttattttgcatgtaTGTTTCAATCTTAGTTAAACAGTGACCAGAGAATTGAAAGCTCTAGAATTTGCATGCTAGATAGCTAACCAAATGACATAGGTTATATAGTCTCCCAATAGTTAGCTTaaagatggaaaaaaaaaaagaaaaaaaaacaaaggaaaatgTAGTTTGTTGAGAAATTTATGCAGCATGCATTACATACCGGCCCACCAAGGTACTGAATCCCTGCTAACTCCAGCTCCTTCAAGATGCCGTCCTCACCAACAACATAAACCTTGATAGAGGCCACAACTACAGTTAGTTGTCTGCTAAGCATTTGAGAAGGTTTGCGTTTAGTCAATAAATTCATCACGAGTTTTGACACCCAGATGATTATGATACCAAAACTGTTTATAGCACAGGGAAGGAACCCATCATACACTTGAGTGTTGCATATTAGCATGGCATCAAGGATTATGAACAAATTAGTTAAGAATGCATCGAGATATCACAATAcgaaaaccaaaacaaaagaagtgACCAgcaatatattttgtcaaagGAAATAAGATTTGAAATTGTAGAAGGAAGCAACCGTACAACGAGATATCAGGAAAAATTGTCTTCCATCACGGTGAACTCGCAactaatgtttatttttggtggCAAGTGAACAAAGATTAGTAATAATGTTAAAGAGCAATTTCATCTAAGTTAATAACCAAGTCGTCAAGAcaacacaattttttaaatagaagcAAATGAACTCAAGAATCAGAAAGGCCAACAACTGTTTTTTGGCAAAACCGTTTCAATCCACGTGATCTGGGGCAAAATGGACGGAATTTGGTCAGTCTCTCGAAAGTGCTCTATTCCTAAATCATACCTTTTTGTCTTTAGGGAAATCAATCGACTTTAAgtaagcagcagcagcaaagGATGATGCAAAGATTTCCTCCTGAAATTTTGCTACCAGTTAGAGGTACTGACTTTCTTTCTGCAAAAGAACTAGAAGTGCAGaacaaaatgataataaacGTACCTCACTGACACTAAGACCAAgcgtttcaaatttttttccatacTGTTTCCTAGATTTTGTTGAGTTGTTGGTCACAAAAACCAACCTTTTTCCCTAAACAAACAAGCATGACGTCTTTTGTTAGGATTACCAAGAAACAATGCATGGTCAAGTTAACCCCATGAACTAAAGATTCTCCTACTCAGCATCTTTAAGTAGCAATGCTAAGGCAAGAAGAAATAACAGAGTGCTAGTATTAAGAAGAGAAGTGTATTAAGAGTCTCTTAGAAGTAATTGAGTCCTAACCTTTGATCGAAGCATGTCAAGAGTTTCTGGAACTCCATCTATCAGTTTGTCTCCCTTCCATATGACTCCTGTAAAATATTAAGCAGATACATCATAATAGAAATGCAAACATTGCATCTTTAACTACAACCAACGTCCAAGTTCCCACGGTTGACAATAGAAATAGACTTTTGGCAATGTGTATAACCCACTAGATTCTGCAATTAAACATAGTGCATTCCTCTGAATTCCCCTGCTCATCCTTGCTCTCAATTTACATGCAGAAAGACTTATGCAATTGGAAGTTCAAATGGTTTCAGCACACTTGTCAACTCAAATCACATCATGAACTCCCTGTTACTCGTGTTTACttcattcataataaaattctcGCATACACATTAACAAAATGACATCAAAAAAATTGACGCAGCTTTTACAGAAAACTGTCTGCtgattcaaaaattttctccaaaatccTT
The window above is part of the Sesamum indicum cultivar Zhongzhi No. 13 linkage group LG7, S_indicum_v1.0, whole genome shotgun sequence genome. Proteins encoded here:
- the LOC105166877 gene encoding phosphoglycolate phosphatase 1B, chloroplastic-like, translated to MLTTKLSAAVAVSSSSSTLFLNPQNRFNFSKRIPSVANPSLCNSLRPIVEWSLSKRKMDASASLRAVSPRASAEQLKDPDQLIDSVETFIFDCDGVIWKGDKLIDGVPETLDMLRSKGKRLVFVTNNSTKSRKQYGKKFETLGLSVSEEEIFASSFAAAAYLKSIDFPKDKKVYVVGEDGILKELELAGIQYLGGPEDGEKKIELKPGFMMEHDENVGAVVVGFDRYFNYYKIQYATLCIRENPGCLFIATNRDAVTHLTDAQEWAGGGSMVGAVRGSTQREPLVVGKPSTFMMDYLANKFGISKSQICMVGDRLDTDILFGQNGGCKTLLVLSGVTSLSMLQNPDNTIQPDFYTNKISDFLSLKTAAV